The sequence below is a genomic window from Dictyostelium discoideum AX4 chromosome 5 chromosome, whole genome shotgun sequence.
GTCTACTTGTAGCATACAATCCAACTGATGAAATAAAAGTGTAGGCTacatttttgaaattgaattttccaGTTACCCCATCTTGGCAAagtacaatttttttaattacttccaaaaatgataatttgttGGCAGATTGTATATAACAATCAAGTGGgaacacaacaacaaatgatgaaaaacaCCATAAAATTTCATCTGTTAATTTACCCATTGTTGAGAATGGATAGGCGAATTTATCCTTCAATATAAAAAGTGGTTGTAGTGATACTGCAATAGTTGAAGGAACAATAGCTTGTGCTAAAATGATTTTACCTAATGAAAAtgcattattatttctaatgAATGATTGAAGAACTCCTAGTGAATTAGAATGACTTGGTGTTGAATTTATAACAAGTGAGGCTATTTCAAATGGTGCTGCTAAAGTTCCCATAATTGAGAGTAGGGtatgatttttttgatttaatgatttaaagtATTCAAGTTCTAAGGTGACCATCTCATCATGTATTTCCCTATCATAATAATCCCTTAATCTTTTATCTGAAATTACTGAATATGCTGCATCTAAACTCTCTgctatttttttatcattttcgaAATTACTCCTAACTTGTTCATACGAATGAgcaattttatcaatagtatcttcttttttaacTCCTAAAAATCTATAAAGTTCACCACATTGACATTCATGTGTTgcataaaatatttttactttatcTTCGTCAGTAATTGGAAAAATTTGGGTATCtttcatttatttcttttttttttttttttttttttttgttttaaatgatgataatattagttctgttttatttttttttttatttttttttttttttcaaacgaaagattttttttttttttttttggaagatattttttttttttttgaacttttttttaaaaaaaattaaaaaacatcaTAATTTGTTGTCTAaaccaacaaaaacaaaaaatgaaaaccagaaaaaaaaaagaaaatatctTTCGTTTGTGTGttaccaaatttttttttttttctgattttaattatttaattttttttatttttctaataattaattatgatAACAAGTactcaaaattaattttcttttaacttatttaaatgattttattttatttgtttaggtttattattttttttttttaaaaaattaaaggtcagattttatcaatttcctttttttttattcattgaatcttattttaattcatttttcgtttatttttttagaatcactttaaaaaaaaatttgaaaatcaaacaaaaaaaaaaaaaaaaaaaaaaatcaatcaacctttaaaaaaattcctcttttttaattaacacgaattatttaaattctaatttCTCTATCTCTTTCATTAAAgcaatgttttttttttttttttttttttttttttttttttttcatataaaaaaaaaaatttttttttaaccctgttaaaaaaaaaaaaaaaaaaaaataattttttaaagggggaatttttttttttttttttttttttttttttttttattcttataCATTCCAAACATACTTTCATAATATCACATAATCAGAGCcgttaaaattatttctaatttttttttttttttgctctaaatttttttttttttttttttaatttcagacTGAAAAACATTCTGATTTCtcaaataatgttttaaaaaaaaaaaaaaataataaaaataataaaataaaaaaaaaaattaataaaaagaaacatgttcttattaaaacaatttaaaaataattctaaaatgtaaatatgattctagaaataattttatatgttATCATTGATTGTTATTaacaaagttttttttaaagaacaaaaaaatgatttttataaataatataaaaaatcgATTTTTTAAAGGTAAAAAATGTAGAATTGCATTTATTGAAGCATTTACAACGATGATATCATGTATATTTTCATTGATACCATAtggatttgaatttaattttagtgtATTAGTATTGATACCAGTTTATGTTATTTTAGCATCATGTTATACCTCATCATATACAAGTTTAACGATTGGAGCAACCATATTCTATGGAACATGTGTAGCTAGTTTgtattgttatttaattgtattaataACTAGAGATATCATTTGGATAACTTTTATAACAACATTCCTCTTCTCCTATATAATGGCAACCATTCACGTAACAGCAGGTAGAAAATGGATGGGTGGcttattctttaaaaaaatgttattagATATAATCATAGTACTATATTTTGCACCTGGTGGTAAAGAAAACATTCATTCAAATAATTGGCAAAATTTAGTTGGCAGtggttttatattttcatcgATGATAATTGGTCATTTCATATCTCCAACTTTAGCATCTcgtttattcttttttaaaactttaaaaacttttcatTCAACTAGACTTTATTTTCGTATAATTGgtcatcaattaaatgaaaaattagatttatttacaaataatcaacaaaatcaacaaaatcaacaaaatcaacaaaatcaacaaaataataatattttaagaaTATCGAATAATAGTGAAACagagaataataaattaaaattaccattaGCAAGATCTACTTCATTGGAATattctcaacaacaacaacaacaacaattgaaaataaaacaaacaCAGATTATTTCACCAACAAGTAATGATATATCATCAAGTATGATTATTGATGGTGAATCTTCAACAATTATAGACTTTGAtcaaacaaatattaatttaaatgaaaataataataataataataataataataataataataataataataataataataataataataataataataataataataataataataataattataataataataataataattataatttaaaaaatttatttaaaaatgaaaaaaaaattaaaataaatgaagaaatttatttacaaaccagtgaaaaagaaattcaaaaaattgaaattaaatttacaaatgaaattaatagaaTGATAACTATCTTTAATGAATCTAAATCAGAGATTTggaataatgatttaaattccaATTATAATAAAGTGTTAActatatttgaattatcatttaaacaattaGTTTCAATAAAAGAAGCAATAAAAAGTGGTTTTACTCCTTTAGCAAGTCAAGAATTAATCAGTCCATTAATTCCATATATTGAATGTTTGGTTGAAGAAgtttatttacaaatggGTTTAATGATTGATATTTTGGAATCAAAGGTAcctgattttataaaatcagaTACAactgttaataataataataataataataataataatggtggtggtagtgaatttattgttaaaaatgataatatagACATAGTTAGTTCAATATTATATCAATCATTTGATGAAACTAAAGATTTAGTTGATAGAGTTAAATTAGAATTTAGAGAATCTGTTAATCAATATGAAAAATCTAATAATGAAACATTAAGTGGAATTGAGGTTTCAAAAGTTTGTTACTTTATACATGGTGTCTTATCATTTGTACTTCAACAACGTCAATTTggtgatttattaataaccATAAAAAGACAACAAATAACacaatttaaatcatcttGTAGATATGAATTATTTAAGAATggtttactttttattttaattggtattcctttaaatttaattaataaatataaatcatttaaaaatatgattttaaattcaagAAAGAATACAAATGAACCATCATCAGAACcacaaaaagaagaagaacaaagacaacaacaatcaaaaataaattttttttttaattctataattatttatttctttaaaaataataataaatggaGATATCCATTGCAAGTATCAATTGCGTCAATAACAGTGACAATTCCATTTCATTATTTCCAAGGCCAACAATATAAAGAATTAGAACTTTATGGTGTTTGGGCATGTGCAACCGTTGTTTTAGTAATGGTACCATCATGTGGTGCGACAATTTATAGAGGATTTCTTAGATTTGGTGCAACAATTGTAGGTGCTTTTCTTGGATTTCTTATATCACTTCTTTGTAGTATAATACCAACACCTGGTAAAGAGATTATaattctattatttattttcatattcgTTTATATGATGTCTTTTATTCAACAAGATCAGAGATATTCTTACGCAGGTGCAGTTTCTAGTctaacatttttaattattgttctTGGTCAACataaatcaaattctttTGATTATATGTATCCCGTTTTAAGAGCCTTTCATATTACATTAGGTATAATTTGGGTTATTATCattggtttatttatatttccTTATTTTACATACAAATCtacaagaattaaaatttttaatattacaaattcaaTAACTGATACatcaataaatattatagaAAAAGGTTTAAgaatgaatgaattaattgaaattaataatttaaatttaaatttaaatttaaataataataataataataataataacaataataataataataataataataataataataataataataataataataataataataataataataataataataataataattatttaaattataataatgaaaaaaaggaaataattgatttaattttaagtgGTAAAGGTTTTGGTTTaccaaatgatttaattaaaataatagataatgatgaaaaactTTTAGCTAAAAATagagaattaaaaaagaaagaaattattgaatCTATAAGATCAATTAGAATTGATATTGGTCAAATAAAATCCTCATTATATGATATCAAATCTGAAATGGTATTTGTTTCACCattaaaagtaaataaatactCTTCAGTATTTGAAAAGTTGAATGATTGTCTTACAAAGTTAGTTGTATTAGAAAATTCATTCGATCCAATTTTTTGTGATATCATTATATTATCTACACTTTTTAAAGTTTCAGCGCCATTAAATCAATTCTTTCAGCAATtgaataaatcaaaatctgaatttaatcaattaaaaattaacagTGATGATAGTAAACAATGTAATGCTGACTTTTTTTTACAATCTTCATTATCACTCCAATCATttcaaacaaaaattaatgatgcATATCAATCAATTAGAGTTTATTATCTAAAAGAGAAAATTTTTCACAATTTATATCCagaaatgattcaatttggATCTGgttttttatcaattcatCATTTCATAAACTCTTATGTCCAACTATTACAAGATTTAAGTTCAataagaaaagaaaaaagttattttaaatcaatttttagaattaaacattaaaataaataaataaacagacaaataaagaaaaaaaaaataaaataaataaataaaaaataaataaaaataaataaaaataaataaataaataaatattaataaaaataatacatttatatatatagttataaattaatatatatttttttttttattttattttttttttttttttaataaaaaatcttggttttttgtttgttcttgttcaaatgaaaaaaagatataaaaacaacttttaaatgaataaacaaacaaaaaattatttgaaaaaacattaaaGTTCTGATGGTGTAACTTCTCTTGTTAATTTGCTTGACCATGGGCAATAAAAGCAAcctatattttaaaaaataaataaatattaatttatatttaaaagaaaatgatgaataattttaattaatacaaaCCAGGAAGGAAAgcttaaatgatttttttcaaaaaaaaaaaaaaaaaaaaaaaaaaaaaaaaattatattaataaaagaaaaagtaaattaaattaaatttatattaattttcttaCCTCCACATGCTTCATCAATATGATCTTGAACATAAGAAAGTGAGGCATCACAAACTTCAATTGCAATAGTAAAAAATGATATGGTATTCTCATCTAAATGGAAAGAATAATCTTATAAAACGaacaaaaatggaaaaaaaaattaataattatttttaattaataatactgtaaaaagttttataaatAGGTACTTGGGTTATAAAATgcttgattttttttaattcttcctAATACGTGAAGTTTTTCAGTTTCCTCTAATAAatgttaattaaaaaaaaaaaaaaaaaaaaattaataaataaaaaaaattaataaataaaaaaaattaataaataaaaaaataaataataaatttaaaaacttacttCCAGATAAAATATCCCTTGCTGTTTGAATTGAATCTTCAGTTGTTAACTTGATAATGAATTCTTTATCTTGATTTGTAGTGAATGCAAAAAAAGCAGTTTCACATTTTGACAAagcaaataatgaaaataaaaggacaaataataaaattaatttcattcttttttaaaaaaaaaaaaaaaaaattaaatatatttaagaGAAAAAATAGGttaatgatataaaaaaaaaaaaaaaaattattttaaataaaaaaaaaaatattgaaaaaaaaaaaaaaataaaatattaaattattttttattatttaccagTTTGATGTTGGAAATTGTAATAtcacccctttttttttttttgttttttttttttttttatttttttattttttgtaaaattgaaGTGTGGTAAAgttatctaaaaataattttatttgaaaggATAAaccttttaaattaaaaaaaaaaaaaaaaaaaactttttttttttaaaaaatattttttgaaaaaatataaatatattttatttattaattctttaagaAAGATGGAAAGATGATTGACCTTCATTCATTGCGTATAATAATTTCTCTTTCATTACTTCTCTTGTTGAATAATCTGGTAATTTGATGTAGTTTGTACAAGACATGACACTTAATAAGTAATCATCTGGTGTGAGTGGTGGAGAGTGATGTTTCTTTACAATGGTAAGACGTGGTATTAAACCTTTGAAACCTTGTAAAGGAAGATGTGGACTACCTGAAATGAACAAGAGGAATTGTTTTCTCTCTTGTGGAGTAAACTCTGACATGATTTGGAATATATTTTGTACGGATTTACTTTGAAGAGTGTAGCCATGATCAGCCTTTGTGCTATCCATCAATGAATCAAGAGTCCAATCACTTTCGGAACCAGTTAAAGAACCACACAATAGTGATTCAACCTCTGAAATGGTGAATGGTTTCAAACTAGAGATTGGGAAAGTTTGATTGAATCCCTCCTTAAAAGATGTGATTTGTCTAATAACACCATCATACAAAAAGtttttaacaattaaattcaaatactcTTCAATATTATCGAGGGTAACATTGATTTGTTCACCATTTGGTTTCAATTCCCATCCGGCAAAACCTGGTAATGTGAAATCCAAACAAAGATCTTCAATGACTGCACCATCAACTCTAAGTTTTCCAACCTCTTCTTTCTTGGCTGCACCATCCAAATCTGATCTTGCCTGAATTTGTTTTATACTTGTAACTAAACTGTATAAACGATTGAGTGAAGATGCATATGTTGGTGCCAATTGACGAAGGTCATCAAAGTTTAACTCTTGATCGATCATATATTTATACATTGGTTTAGACAAtggtaaatcaattaatcttTGATCAAAAAATGCTTTTGCAATAAACATtcctaaaaatttaaaatattctaaagttttcttttcaattgtAATATTTGGATTAATTGGTTTTGGGAATAAACCACCTGATGAATAAATATATTGATGAATAATTGTTAGTTGTTCTATTATtggtgttgttattgttgttgttgtatttgatgataatgatgttggtggtggtggtgttgttgttgttgttgttgttgttgttgatgatattgttgttgttgatattattgGAGATATTGGTGGaattgttgaagttgttgaaatagttgaatcaattttcattttatcatcatcttcatcaggaatttgatcattattatctGTATACCaaagatttaaatcttttcttTGTAATTCTTTTGAAACCAAAGTGAAAAACTCTAAAGTTGGACCTAAACCTGTACCGGCCTCTCCAAAATATTCCACCtctaatattgattttgattttccaTAAAGATCCATAACTTTGATTGCTGATTCCAATACTTTATTTCTATAGATACGAACCTTTTGACGTTGAATTCTACCAACACGGAAATCACCACCTCTATCACTACCATTGGTACTTGTAGTTTGTCTAATTAGATCTTGTCTTTGTTGAAGGGTAGATAATGCACGAGCAATTCCAAATGATGTAGAATAAAAGAATAGACGTTTACAATCGAATGGAAAGAGGAAAGAACAACTACCCAACAATTGTTTGCACCAGTCGGGAAAAACTCCACCACATAGGGCCAATGGATCTTGAAGTTGTCTCATTATTTTGGCAGTGAGTTTTTGTGATACAAATTCACCAAGATTAACCAATGAACGTTCACTAGTGAAaggtgatgaagatgataaaacTGATTTTGGATTGAGTCCAGTTGTAGTTGATGGAAGTGGATCTAAACTAAACATATAGAGACATCTCAACAATGCAATGATTTCATAAGTGGTAGTATCATTGGTTGTGAGTGTGAATGCATTATCATCTCtcaaaaagtttattaattttgatgtACCTAATTCTTTGATTGGTGGTTTAGAGTATATATTTGAACCAGATTGAACATTTGGTGCTTCCATTTCTTCTGCTGTTAAATATCTATATTTAAGTGTATGTGTACCATCCCATAATCTATTAGTTGGTACATTTAAACTACCTTCATCTgttattgtattattattattattattattattttgttgttgttgttgttgttgttgttgttgttgttgttgttgttgttgttgttgttgttgttgttgttgttgttgttgttgagcaCGTGCAATTTTTTGAACTGCTTGgaaaattgtaattgtgCTTGGTAATCTTTGACCATCTACAAAAATTCCTAATTTTGGTTGAACTGGAGCAATAGAAGTTGGTACTTGTGGTGGAGTAGTAATTGGTGGGTTATTTgtagttgtggtggtggtagtagttgaaggagttgaatttgttgttggaGTTGGAGTTGAGGTTGAAGTGGTTAATGTGGTTGATGTATtaatagaattattattattattattattattattattattattattattattattattattattattattattattattattattattattattattattattattattattattattattatttggtggtggtgaagaTTTATCCATTTGACCAGAAGTTGAAAGATCAATTTTAACATCATGAACAGTATCAGCTTCAGGTTCATTagcatcattatttaataattcatcatcttcatcatagTCATCATGataatcttcatcttcatcctcTAACATTGGtgtatctttttctttttccttttctttttctttgtcTTTTGTTTCTTCACCAGTTTTAGATGATGacggtggtgatgatgatgatgataatgaagtaGTGGATGTCGGAACAGTTGTTGATGTTAAATTTGGTGTAACAATTAcctttgaaattaaaaattcttcaATGGCTGTTATATTTGCTAAtggttcaattaaaacaatatttgaggaataatctttaatattttcattggtACCTTCTTTTTGAAGCTTTAATTTGAATGGTTGAGTTAAATATTTGAGACCGCTACTAGTACCTGATACATCACTAATACTGATATTGAATCTTTCAACCTTATTGAGTGCATCGTGTAACTTTTCAATCAATAACGATAATAACAATGGATTTGGTGAAGAATTCTTTAATGGATTGAAATTAACAATAGATTTTTGGTAGGTTACTAAAAACACTTTGGCAAAACATTCAGcatgttttttaatatcacccCTTGTAAGATAATGAAATATACTACCAACCAAATCACTTTGAAGGAATTCAAATGCTGAAATACCCTCAGTATCCTCTAATAGACCCTTAATTTCCTCTAAAATTTCTATACCTTCCTCTTGTTCACATTTATTTAACTTTTGACTCAATGACTTTAATATTGAGAGTTCTTTGGTTGCAAAGTTTTCATTAGTTGCCCCAACCATTGTAGTAAGTTTTGGGAAATATTTATCTTTAAGTTTTTTAGCTTCTTTACAAACATATTGTTTAAAATCTTCTGGTGTTGATGGATAAAGTGAAGTTCTTGTAGTGGTTGAGGGTGTGGTTGAAGAGGTAGGTGCTGGTGTTGTAATGGTACCACTACCTTGGAATggtgttgatggtgatggtgttgttgttgttgttgcgtTTGGTGGAGATTGTCCAGTTGGTATATTACTATTGGTTGGTGTGTTTGGTATATTCAAAGGTGATC
It includes:
- a CDS encoding armadillo repeat-containing protein (Similar to HECT), encoding MSSHQKPSEEINSGQTPPTPSTPPTPPPPTTTTSPPPPPTTTTATTTNNENTSTTSPNNESFENTRQSLQGLMRNLSGALLDELQSPLRGGSPAAVGLLNTLIEGRNRAKLLLQGLKSEDETKQMESLLELCDLLSIATEETIAGFPSDSFAPALVNLLNMDHNPDIMLLAGRALCNMIEALPSSVASVINHGAVTILCSKLLSIEYIDLAEQCLQTLEKISQEQPTVVLRAGGLMATLSYIDFFSTGVQRMAITTASNICRQVPQDCFELVRDSIPILTNLLQYSDQKVVELSCLCFSRLIDSFYDSPNKLEVITSKGLMPHLVRIISGMYSSTTSLSPNTYTQIIRIMAAVCHGCPNITLSLLNEGIISIIQQIMYPSNEANPTANRSNQQCFEVLSLINEILPPLPSDFSLLFQQSRNLLTSFGSGRSSSSSSSSRRRELEATIAAGAGTTTTTTTTTTTTTSEPTEDPRITIFKEDPELLKSLGQGLFTVLVEMFTSNVNPAVRYKSLGSIIKILYYSPSETVKELLREFAFSSFLASLLGSRDMAIVASALKIVELMMERLPDIFDRFFKREGVVYEVDRLSKLEPQPLELDNNNININNDNNINNNNDNNNNNNNNNNNNNNNNNNNISSINNTTNSTNTSSNSTPTKSTTSNPISIPNSTPIRNSIPPPLASSPFGTNASFFVGSPLNIPNTPTNSNIPTGQSPPNATTTTTPSPSTPFQGSGTITTPAPTSSTTPSTTTRTSLYPSTPEDFKQYVCKEAKKLKDKYFPKLTTMVGATNENFATKELSILKSLSQKLNKCEQEEGIEILEEIKGLLEDTEGISAFEFLQSDLVGSIFHYLTRGDIKKHAECFAKVFLVTYQKSIVNFNPLKNSSPNPLLLSLLIEKLHDALNKVERFNISISDVSGTSSGLKYLTQPFKLKLQKEGTNENIKDYSSNIVLIEPLANITAIEEFLISKVIVTPNLTSTTVPTSTTSLSSSSSPPSSSKTGEETKDKEKEKEKEKDTPMLEDEDEDYHDDYDEDDELLNNDANEPEADTVHDVKIDLSTSGQMDKSSPPPNNNNNNNNNNNNNNNNNNNNNNNNNNNNNNNNNNNNNNNSINTSTTLTTSTSTPTPTTNSTPSTTTTTTTTNNPPITTPPQVPTSIAPVQPKLGIFVDGQRLPSTITIFQAVQKIARAQQQQQQQQQQQQQQQQQQQQQQQQQQQNNNNNNNNTITDEGSLNVPTNRLWDGTHTLKYRYLTAEEMEAPNVQSGSNIYSKPPIKELGTSKLINFLRDDNAFTLTTNDTTTYEIIALLRCLYMFSLDPLPSTTTGLNPKSVLSSSSPFTSERSLVNLGEFVSQKLTAKIMRQLQDPLALCGGVFPDWCKQLLGSCSFLFPFDCKRLFFYSTSFGIARALSTLQQRQDLIRQTTSTNGSDRGGDFRVGRIQRQKVRIYRNKVLESAIKVMDLYGKSKSILEVEYFGEAGTGLGPTLEFFTLVSKELQRKDLNLWYTDNNDQIPDEDDDKMKIDSTISTTSTIPPISPIISTTTISSTTTTTTTTTPPPPTSLSSNTTTTITTPIIEQLTIIHQYIYSSGGLFPKPINPNITIEKKTLEYFKFLGMFIAKAFFDQRLIDLPLSKPMYKYMIDQELNFDDLRQLAPTYASSLNRLYSLVTSIKQIQARSDLDGAAKKEEVGKLRVDGAVIEDLCLDFTLPGFAGWELKPNGEQINVTLDNIEEYLNLIVKNFLYDGVIRQITSFKEGFNQTFPISSLKPFTISEVESLLCGSLTGSESDWTLDSLMDSTKADHGYTLQSKSVQNIFQIMSEFTPQERKQFLLFISGSPHLPLQGFKGLIPRLTIVKKHHSPPLTPDDYLLSVMSCTNYIKLPDYSTREVMKEKLLYAMNEGQSSFHLS